One window from the genome of Flexibacter flexilis DSM 6793 encodes:
- a CDS encoding cytochrome c oxidase subunit II produces the protein MRVQSLVDVLRGSNKKRAGLSNQLNAAALFVFLFVGFALFAWSYVSAREYFLPEAASIHGRKTDFLFWLTMGVTLVAFVGVHVLLFFFSFKYQYKEGARARFYPDNHKLELAWTVIPAIVLAMLVFSGWKVWSEITTYDPAKADVNLEIMGKQFNWLVRYPGKDGKLGKHNFRTIDATNQMGMDFTDASNEAVLDDFLPQEIHLPKGKSVLLKIRARDVLHSVFMPHFRVKMDAVPGMPTYFMFTPDKSTSDMRAETGNPEFNYELACTEICGNGHFGMRFKIVVDEPEEYEKWFASQESFVKKNPDLMALMPTKLKEKAQAMYPVAPPAPAAPAADSATAAAPAADSTVKAAASVLGN, from the coding sequence ATGCGGGTACAATCTTTGGTAGATGTGCTACGCGGAAGTAATAAGAAACGTGCAGGCCTCAGCAATCAATTAAATGCTGCGGCTCTTTTTGTTTTCTTATTTGTGGGCTTTGCTCTTTTTGCATGGTCTTATGTGAGCGCACGTGAGTATTTTTTGCCTGAAGCGGCCTCTATTCATGGTCGTAAAACGGACTTCTTATTTTGGCTTACAATGGGTGTTACCCTTGTGGCTTTTGTGGGAGTTCACGTACTATTATTTTTCTTCTCTTTCAAATATCAATACAAAGAAGGAGCAAGAGCACGTTTTTATCCAGACAACCACAAATTGGAGTTGGCTTGGACTGTAATCCCTGCTATCGTTTTGGCAATGTTGGTATTTTCGGGCTGGAAAGTTTGGTCTGAAATCACTACTTACGACCCTGCCAAAGCAGATGTAAATTTGGAGATTATGGGCAAACAATTTAACTGGTTAGTTCGCTACCCAGGTAAAGACGGCAAATTGGGTAAACACAATTTCCGTACTATTGATGCTACCAACCAAATGGGTATGGATTTCACAGACGCTTCTAACGAGGCTGTTCTTGATGACTTCCTTCCACAAGAAATTCACCTTCCAAAAGGTAAATCAGTGCTTTTGAAAATTCGCGCACGCGACGTATTACACAGCGTATTTATGCCACACTTTCGTGTGAAAATGGATGCTGTCCCAGGTATGCCAACGTACTTCATGTTTACGCCTGACAAATCGACAAGCGATATGCGTGCAGAAACTGGTAACCCAGAATTTAACTACGAATTGGCTTGTACTGAAATTTGCGGAAACGGCCACTTCGGTATGCGTTTCAAAATTGTAGTGGACGAACCAGAAGAATACGAGAAATGGTTTGCTTCGCAAGAATCTTTTGTGAAGAAAAATCCTGACTTGATGGCTTTGATGCCAACTAAATTGAAAGAAAAAGCACAAGCAATGTACCCTGTTGCTCCGCCAGCCCCAGCAGCTCCTGCTGCTGATTCGGCTACGGCTGCTGCTCCTGCGGCAGACTCAACTGTAAAAGCTGCTGCTTCAGTTTTAGGAAATTAA
- a CDS encoding cytochrome C oxidase subunit IV family protein encodes MASHSHDHAHAAAGEIAKPNTAHIWKTFWILLAATAVEFIVAFSLDNKAARVSIFLALTIVKAFYIIGEFMHLRHEVKVLIWSILLPLIFICWLIVALLVEGTAIGEARM; translated from the coding sequence ATGGCATCTCATTCACACGACCATGCACATGCTGCGGCTGGCGAAATCGCAAAACCAAACACAGCGCATATCTGGAAAACATTCTGGATTTTGCTTGCTGCTACAGCGGTAGAATTTATTGTGGCTTTCTCGCTTGACAATAAAGCGGCACGCGTAAGCATTTTCTTGGCTCTTACTATCGTAAAAGCATTTTACATTATTGGCGAGTTTATGCACTTGCGCCACGAGGTTAAAGTATTGATTTGGTCTATCCTTTTGCCTCTTATCTTCATCTGCTGGCTTATTGTAGCTTTGTTGGTAGAAGGTACTGCGATTGGCGAAGCCAGAATGTAA
- the nrfD gene encoding NrfD/PsrC family molybdoenzyme membrane anchor subunit — protein MQVTSPVREPLVTGGKTIKDVTDDICRQVEGKPTKLWMLALTLSLIVLGIGTYAVLSTWWIGLGVWGLNKTVGWAWDITNFVWWVGIGHAGTLISAVLLLFRQKWRTSINRAAEAMTIFAVLCAASFILLHMGRPWLAYWALPLGNTYGSLWVNFNSPLVWDVFAISTYLTVSVVFWFIGLIPDLATIRDRATGVSRVVYGLLSFGWNGGAKDWSRYEAVSLILAGLSTPLVLSVHTIVSMDFATSVIPGWHTTIFPPYFVAGAIFSGFAMVLTLMLVTRVTFKLEDYITMAHIESMNKIIMLTGSIVGVAYITEFFIAWYSGVQYERYAFINRAFGPYWWAYWSMMTCNVISPQLFWFKKVRTNIPLTFILSIVVNIGMWFERFVIIVTSLHRDYLPSSWAMFSPTLFDIGDYVFSFGLFFTLFFLFAKFLPVINMAEVKSIVKSSSERKPGEHAHH, from the coding sequence ATGCAAGTTACTTCACCCGTAAGAGAACCCTTAGTAACCGGGGGTAAGACGATAAAAGACGTAACCGACGATATTTGCAGACAGGTGGAAGGCAAGCCAACTAAGTTGTGGATGCTGGCCTTGACGCTATCGTTGATTGTATTGGGTATTGGCACTTACGCCGTACTATCTACTTGGTGGATAGGTTTGGGTGTTTGGGGTCTGAATAAAACAGTAGGTTGGGCATGGGATATTACCAACTTCGTATGGTGGGTAGGTATCGGTCACGCGGGTACACTTATTTCTGCGGTATTGTTGCTTTTCCGTCAGAAGTGGAGAACTTCTATCAACCGTGCTGCTGAAGCGATGACAATTTTCGCGGTATTGTGCGCGGCCAGCTTCATTCTTTTGCACATGGGTCGTCCTTGGTTGGCTTATTGGGCTTTACCACTGGGCAACACCTATGGTTCTTTGTGGGTAAACTTTAACTCACCTCTTGTATGGGACGTGTTCGCGATTAGTACATATCTTACTGTTTCGGTTGTATTCTGGTTCATTGGTCTTATTCCTGACCTTGCTACAATCCGCGACCGTGCGACTGGTGTTTCTCGCGTTGTTTATGGCCTTTTGAGCTTCGGCTGGAATGGTGGTGCTAAAGATTGGTCTCGTTATGAGGCAGTTAGCTTAATTTTGGCTGGCCTTTCTACACCTCTTGTACTTTCTGTACACACAATCGTTAGTATGGACTTTGCTACATCAGTTATCCCTGGTTGGCACACGACTATCTTCCCTCCTTACTTCGTTGCTGGTGCGATTTTCTCAGGCTTCGCGATGGTACTTACCCTTATGTTGGTTACGCGTGTAACTTTCAAATTGGAAGACTACATCACGATGGCGCACATCGAATCAATGAACAAAATTATCATGCTTACAGGTTCCATCGTAGGTGTGGCGTATATCACAGAGTTCTTTATCGCTTGGTATTCAGGCGTTCAGTACGAAAGATATGCGTTCATTAACCGTGCGTTCGGTCCTTACTGGTGGGCTTACTGGTCAATGATGACTTGTAACGTAATTTCTCCTCAATTGTTCTGGTTCAAGAAAGTTCGTACAAATATTCCTTTGACATTTATTTTGTCTATCGTGGTAAATATTGGTATGTGGTTCGAGCGTTTCGTAATTATCGTAACCTCGTTGCACCGCGATTACTTGCCATCGAGCTGGGCAATGTTCTCACCAACTCTTTTCGATATTGGTGATTATGTATTCTCATTCGGTTTGTTCTTCACTTTGTTCTTCTTATTTGCGAAGTTCTTGCCAGTAATCAACATGGCTGAAGTTAAATCGATTGTGAAGTCCTCGTCGGAGCGTAAGCCAGGCGAACACGCTCATCATTAA
- a CDS encoding COX15/CtaA family protein codes for MANQNSNIGFRRFGIFTIAAIYLLIMVGGIVRSTGSGMGCPDWPKCFGQWVPPTQESQLPENYKEIYAGKRKDKNLKLARYLDVLGLPELSYAVAHDPAIYNEPTFNPVKTWIEYVNRLLGASIGILIVATLVYSFRFRQTDPTITWLSAAAVLLTVFQAWLGSIVVSTNLLPFMITLHMVLAIMMVALLIYVIARSQKETIVADIPKNVTLIQRLIYTVMALSMSQIVLGTQVREGVDMIRAAVEQIPQTLIVDRIGLVFYIHRSFSILVLLVNVYLWYSLRQASMQNSLLLKLQNSLMLIILAAVVTGVVMAYFNIPAFAQPLHLTLSTIMIGLQLLMAVLLRFYQQKEVAQTMQTTA; via the coding sequence ATGGCTAATCAAAACAGTAATATTGGCTTTCGCCGATTTGGTATTTTTACCATTGCTGCTATCTATTTGTTAATTATGGTAGGCGGGATAGTTCGTAGTACAGGCTCTGGAATGGGCTGTCCCGACTGGCCTAAATGCTTCGGACAGTGGGTACCTCCTACACAGGAGTCCCAACTGCCCGAAAACTATAAAGAGATTTATGCTGGCAAGCGTAAGGATAAAAACCTCAAATTAGCTCGTTATCTGGATGTTTTGGGCTTGCCCGAACTCAGTTATGCGGTGGCTCACGACCCTGCCATTTACAACGAACCTACTTTTAATCCTGTCAAGACATGGATTGAATATGTAAATCGTTTGTTAGGGGCTTCTATCGGAATCTTAATCGTGGCAACGCTGGTTTATTCGTTCCGTTTCCGCCAAACCGACCCAACAATTACGTGGCTTTCTGCTGCGGCGGTGTTGCTTACGGTGTTTCAGGCGTGGCTCGGTTCGATTGTAGTTTCTACAAACCTGTTGCCTTTTATGATTACCTTACACATGGTTTTGGCAATTATGATGGTAGCTTTACTGATTTATGTAATTGCTCGCTCTCAAAAAGAAACTATTGTGGCGGATATTCCGAAAAATGTTACACTAATTCAGCGACTTATCTATACAGTAATGGCACTTTCTATGAGCCAAATTGTGTTAGGTACGCAGGTACGTGAAGGGGTGGATATGATTCGTGCAGCAGTAGAGCAAATCCCGCAGACGCTCATCGTGGACAGAATAGGACTTGTATTTTATATTCATCGTTCGTTCTCCATTTTGGTTTTGTTGGTGAATGTTTATTTGTGGTATAGCTTACGTCAGGCTTCAATGCAAAATAGCCTTTTGCTCAAATTGCAGAATAGCTTGATGTTGATAATCCTTGCGGCGGTGGTGACGGGTGTGGTGATGGCGTATTTTAATATTCCGGCCTTTGCTCAACCATTGCATCTTACGCTTAGCACAATAATGATTGGTTTGCAATTACTAATGGCTGTTCTGTTACGTTTTTATCAGCAAAAAGAAGTTGCACAAACTATGCAAACAACTGCTTAA
- a CDS encoding DUF3341 domain-containing protein yields the protein MSATKKFVIGVYDDDEVTIAAVRKVRAEGVKVHEVYSPFPIHGIDDALGYKRSRLPIAAFMFGATGTTCAVLLQTLTLGYDWPMNIGGKPHVAPPDFVPISFEATVLFAALGMVGTFFVASKLGPGSKKMVLDARASDDKFVLAVDLDKNKNFSFDQVADLLKAAGASEVHLKEVSE from the coding sequence ATGTCAGCTACAAAAAAATTTGTAATAGGCGTGTACGATGACGATGAGGTAACAATTGCCGCAGTTAGAAAAGTACGTGCCGAAGGAGTAAAAGTGCATGAAGTATATTCTCCTTTCCCTATTCACGGTATAGATGACGCTTTGGGTTACAAACGTTCACGTTTGCCTATCGCTGCCTTTATGTTTGGTGCAACTGGTACTACTTGTGCCGTGTTGTTGCAAACTTTGACTTTGGGCTATGACTGGCCGATGAACATCGGTGGTAAGCCACACGTTGCGCCTCCAGATTTCGTACCTATTTCGTTTGAAGCAACAGTACTTTTTGCTGCTTTGGGTATGGTGGGTACATTCTTTGTTGCCAGCAAATTAGGACCTGGTTCTAAGAAAATGGTATTGGACGCACGTGCTTCTGATGACAAATTTGTTTTGGCCGTTGATTTGGACAAAAACAAAAACTTCAGCTTCGACCAAGTTGCAGACTTGTTGAAAGCGGCTGGTGCTTCAGAAGTACATTTAAAAGAAGTTTCTGAATAA
- a CDS encoding cytochrome c oxidase subunit 3, producing MATTATISEKDSKNLWNGGVEPLKASYGKLMMWFFLLSDAFTFSAFLISYGVARFDFPGFTGSLADFKYSALYWPVPDMVFNGLPFFHGVELPLVFVGIMTFILIMSSVTMVLAVEAGHRRDQHDVEKWMLWTILGGIAFLSCQAWEWTHFIIGNEHSKYGSATLVDGQLFAGANLVMNQYGPPLFADFFFFITGFHGFHVFSGVVLNVLIFFNTVMGVYDRRGHYEMVEKVGLYWHFVDLVWVFVFTFFYLI from the coding sequence ATGGCTACAACAGCAACTATTAGCGAAAAAGATTCTAAAAATCTATGGAATGGTGGAGTAGAGCCGCTCAAAGCAAGCTACGGCAAGCTGATGATGTGGTTTTTCCTTCTTTCCGATGCGTTTACATTTTCGGCCTTCCTTATTTCCTATGGAGTGGCTCGCTTCGACTTCCCTGGCTTTACAGGTAGCTTAGCAGATTTTAAATATTCGGCTCTATACTGGCCTGTGCCTGACATGGTATTCAATGGTTTACCATTCTTTCACGGAGTAGAATTGCCGTTGGTGTTCGTGGGTATCATGACTTTTATCCTCATCATGAGTAGTGTTACGATGGTGTTGGCCGTAGAAGCTGGTCACCGCAGAGACCAACACGATGTAGAAAAATGGATGTTGTGGACTATCTTGGGTGGTATCGCTTTCTTGAGCTGCCAAGCTTGGGAATGGACGCACTTTATCATCGGCAACGAGCATTCTAAATATGGTTCGGCTACTTTGGTGGACGGTCAGTTGTTTGCTGGTGCTAACTTAGTGATGAACCAATACGGTCCGCCATTGTTCGCTGACTTCTTCTTCTTTATTACTGGTTTCCATGGTTTCCACGTATTCAGTGGTGTTGTTCTTAACGTTTTGATTTTCTTCAACACGGTAATGGGCGTATATGACCGTCGCGGACACTACGAAATGGTTGAAAAAGTTGGTCTTTACTGGCACTTTGTAGATTTAGTTTGGGTATTCGTATTTACCTTCTTCTATCTCATTTAA
- a CDS encoding cytochrome c oxidase subunit 3 — protein MSDKNYIAEEPQAVLSMNPKKFILWLFIVSIIMIFASQTSAYLVRRAEGNWLVVDFPPIFTISTVVLLLSSVTMQWAFNAAKRDNIATVKWAMLITTVLGFTFLYTQWLGWVALVDMKVFFGGQGSNPGGSFVYVISGLHALHLMGGLLFLLVVTVKAFRYNVHAKSLLAIDLCNTYWHFLDVLWIYLFVFLLINR, from the coding sequence ATGTCAGACAAAAATTATATCGCAGAGGAGCCTCAGGCAGTCCTTTCCATGAACCCCAAAAAATTTATTTTGTGGTTGTTTATCGTAAGTATCATTATGATATTTGCTTCACAAACAAGTGCATATTTGGTTCGTAGGGCAGAAGGCAATTGGTTGGTAGTAGATTTTCCGCCTATTTTTACCATTAGTACAGTAGTGCTTTTGTTGAGTAGTGTTACGATGCAATGGGCTTTCAACGCCGCAAAGCGCGATAACATTGCTACTGTAAAATGGGCAATGCTGATTACCACCGTGTTGGGCTTTACGTTTCTTTATACACAATGGTTAGGCTGGGTGGCTCTGGTAGATATGAAAGTATTCTTCGGCGGACAAGGCAGCAACCCTGGTGGGTCGTTTGTGTACGTGATTTCGGGCTTGCATGCGTTGCACCTGATGGGCGGACTGCTTTTCTTGTTGGTCGTTACGGTAAAGGCTTTTAGGTATAATGTTCACGCTAAATCTTTGTTGGCGATTGACTTATGCAATACTTATTGGCACTTTCTTGATGTTTTGTGGATTTATCTGTTTGTCTTTTTGCTGATAAACCGATAA
- the cyoE gene encoding heme o synthase produces MIAEQTASLTIMAKAKAYFELLKARLSGLVVFSAAMMFLLANKGTLDIMKLSALMLGGFLVTGTSNIINQIIEKDLDKLMTRTQNRPLPTGRLSKEEAATFASIIGVVGVLVLVVWVNTLTAALTIISSILYAFVYTPLKRKTPFAVAVGAIPGALPPLIGWVAYSGEITIEPLVLFGIQFIWQFPHFWAIAWVADEDYKKAGFRLLPSGGGRDVNTAFQIMIYTLFLLPLGLLPAQFGMTGFTSAVIATVCGSLFLAQTFYLMKECSRQAALRIMFGSFLYLPIVQIAFVLDKL; encoded by the coding sequence ATGATTGCAGAACAAACGGCTTCGTTGACAATAATGGCCAAAGCGAAAGCCTATTTCGAGTTACTCAAAGCACGCCTTTCGGGCTTAGTAGTCTTTTCGGCGGCAATGATGTTTCTCTTGGCCAACAAAGGAACGCTTGATATTATGAAACTCTCGGCTTTGATGCTGGGTGGTTTCTTGGTAACAGGTACTTCTAACATTATTAATCAGATTATTGAAAAGGATTTAGATAAACTCATGACGCGCACTCAGAATCGTCCGTTACCTACGGGTCGTCTGAGTAAAGAAGAAGCAGCTACTTTTGCCAGTATTATTGGTGTGGTGGGTGTTTTGGTTTTGGTGGTTTGGGTCAATACGCTTACTGCCGCGCTGACGATTATATCTTCTATCCTTTATGCTTTCGTTTATACTCCGCTAAAGCGTAAAACGCCATTTGCGGTGGCCGTAGGGGCGATTCCAGGGGCTTTGCCTCCACTTATTGGTTGGGTGGCCTATTCTGGAGAAATTACTATTGAGCCGCTTGTGCTTTTTGGCATACAATTTATTTGGCAATTCCCGCATTTTTGGGCGATTGCTTGGGTAGCAGACGAAGACTATAAAAAAGCTGGATTTAGATTGTTGCCTTCGGGTGGCGGTCGTGATGTAAATACGGCTTTCCAAATAATGATTTATACGCTTTTCCTTTTGCCTTTGGGCTTGTTGCCTGCGCAATTTGGTATGACAGGTTTTACTTCTGCTGTAATTGCAACGGTGTGCGGCTCATTGTTTTTGGCACAAACATTTTATCTCATGAAAGAATGTTCTCGCCAAGCGGCATTGCGTATTATGTTTGGTTCGTTTTTGTATTTGCCTATCGTGCAAATTGCCTTCGTTTTGGATAAGTTATAA
- a CDS encoding cytochrome c oxidase subunit I, with amino-acid sequence MSVTEIHTSVHHDSHAHGHDEHDHHEQNFVEKYIFSTDHKMIAKQFLVTGLIWAFIGGFLSMLFRIQLGFPNLDMSFLEPLLGGWIEDGKLNPGFYLALVTMHGTIMVFFVLTAGLSGTFSNFLIPLQIGARDMASGFMNMLSYWLFFASSVIMLISLFIETGPASGSWVIYPPLSALPQAMSGSGLGMTMWLSAMAIFIASSLLGSINYVSTVINMRTKGMTFSRLPLTIWAFFLTAVIGILSFPVLFSAALLLIFDRSFGTSFFLSEIYINGQALPNVGGSPVLFQHLFWFLGHPEVYIVLLPALGITSEVVSTNARKPIFGYRAMIGSMLGITVLSFIVWAHHMFVSGMNPFLGSIFMFLTLIIAVPSAVKAFNYLTTLWRGNIIFTPAMLFSIGLVSLFVSGGLTGIALGNSAIDIQLHDTYFVVAHFHLVMGSASFFGMLAGIYHWYPKMFGRMMNDKLGYVHFWFTFIGVYMVFFPMHYIGIAGFPRRYYTFTSFDAFKTFADLNAFISIAAFITFGAQLIFAFNFFYSMFKGRRAPQNPWNSNTLEWTTPIEPGHGNWEGEIPAVYRWPYDYSKPGAAEDFIPQTVPFSQTRESNLPHENELIKEQEADLVING; translated from the coding sequence ATGTCTGTTACAGAAATACATACCTCAGTGCATCACGATTCGCACGCTCATGGGCATGACGAACACGACCATCATGAGCAAAATTTCGTAGAGAAATATATTTTCAGCACCGACCATAAAATGATTGCCAAACAATTCCTTGTTACAGGTTTGATTTGGGCATTTATCGGTGGCTTTTTGTCCATGCTCTTCCGTATCCAATTGGGTTTCCCGAACTTGGATATGAGCTTCCTTGAGCCTTTGCTTGGCGGCTGGATTGAAGATGGCAAACTAAACCCTGGTTTCTACCTTGCTTTGGTAACAATGCACGGTACTATCATGGTATTCTTCGTACTTACTGCTGGTTTGAGCGGTACGTTCAGTAACTTCCTTATTCCTTTGCAAATTGGTGCGCGTGATATGGCTTCGGGCTTTATGAATATGCTTTCTTACTGGCTATTCTTTGCTTCAAGCGTAATTATGCTTATCTCTTTGTTTATCGAAACTGGTCCTGCTTCTGGTAGCTGGGTAATTTATCCTCCATTGAGTGCTTTGCCTCAAGCGATGTCAGGTTCGGGTCTTGGTATGACCATGTGGCTTTCTGCAATGGCTATTTTTATTGCTTCGTCACTTTTGGGTAGTATCAACTACGTTTCGACTGTAATCAACATGCGTACAAAGGGTATGACGTTCTCACGCCTTCCACTTACAATTTGGGCGTTTTTCCTTACTGCTGTAATTGGTATTTTGTCATTCCCTGTACTTTTCTCCGCTGCTTTGTTGTTGATTTTTGACCGTAGCTTCGGTACAAGTTTCTTCTTGTCAGAAATTTATATCAATGGTCAAGCTCTTCCAAACGTAGGCGGTAGCCCAGTTTTATTCCAACATTTGTTCTGGTTCTTAGGACACCCAGAAGTATATATCGTGTTGTTGCCTGCTTTGGGTATTACTTCAGAAGTTGTATCTACTAACGCTCGCAAACCTATCTTCGGTTACCGTGCGATGATTGGCTCTATGCTTGGTATCACAGTGCTTTCGTTCATCGTATGGGCGCACCACATGTTCGTATCAGGTATGAACCCATTCTTAGGCTCAATCTTCATGTTCTTGACATTGATTATTGCGGTTCCTTCGGCGGTAAAAGCCTTCAACTACCTAACGACACTTTGGAGAGGTAACATCATCTTCACACCTGCTATGTTGTTCTCAATTGGTTTGGTGTCGTTGTTCGTGTCTGGTGGTTTGACAGGTATCGCGTTGGGTAACTCAGCGATTGATATTCAATTGCATGATACTTATTTCGTAGTAGCTCACTTCCACTTGGTAATGGGTTCTGCTTCATTCTTCGGTATGTTGGCTGGTATTTACCACTGGTATCCAAAAATGTTTGGCCGTATGATGAATGATAAATTAGGATATGTTCACTTCTGGTTTACTTTCATCGGTGTATATATGGTATTCTTCCCAATGCACTATATTGGTATCGCAGGTTTCCCACGTCGTTACTATACGTTCACAAGCTTTGATGCTTTCAAAACATTTGCAGATTTGAACGCATTTATCAGTATTGCAGCTTTCATTACGTTTGGCGCACAATTAATTTTTGCTTTCAACTTCTTCTATAGTATGTTCAAAGGCCGTCGTGCACCTCAAAACCCTTGGAACTCTAACACGCTTGAGTGGACTACTCCAATCGAGCCAGGACATGGTAACTGGGAAGGTGAAATTCCTGCCGTTTATCGTTGGCCTTATGATTACAGCAAGCCAGGTGCTGCGGAAGACTTTATTCCTCAAACTGTTCCTTTCTCTCAAACAAGAGAATCAAATCTTCCTCATGAAAATGAGTTGATAAAAGAACAAGAGGCTGATTTAGTAATCAATGGCTAA
- a CDS encoding c-type cytochrome, giving the protein MNLIKKYLLVTTTLSVGLLASCKNDPNDPGLEFAPQMYNSIAYEPMTQIVDSSTEDYNSDRYNVAPMNSHMNMRKPVKGTVPRRFFAGTPRTELAKDIMVYNIPADSIDYAARVLKNPLEKTDANLEAGKVLFTNFCSPCHGAEGKGDGKVAPMYKGVPAGYNAGRYATLSEGHIFHTITHGKGRMWPHGSQIAPDDRWKIVLYVQQLQKQ; this is encoded by the coding sequence ATGAATTTGATTAAAAAATACTTGTTAGTAACAACCACCTTGTCTGTGGGTTTGCTTGCTTCATGCAAAAATGACCCTAACGACCCAGGTTTGGAATTTGCGCCACAGATGTATAACTCGATTGCTTATGAGCCAATGACACAAATCGTGGACTCTTCAACCGAAGATTATAACTCTGACCGTTATAATGTTGCGCCAATGAATTCGCACATGAACATGCGTAAGCCTGTAAAAGGCACTGTACCTCGTCGTTTCTTCGCTGGAACGCCTCGTACAGAATTGGCAAAAGACATCATGGTTTATAACATTCCTGCTGATAGCATTGATTACGCTGCTCGTGTGTTGAAAAACCCACTTGAGAAAACAGACGCTAACTTGGAAGCAGGTAAAGTGTTGTTCACAAACTTCTGTTCTCCATGTCATGGTGCGGAAGGTAAAGGCGACGGAAAAGTTGCTCCGATGTACAAAGGTGTGCCTGCTGGCTACAACGCTGGTCGTTATGCAACCCTTTCGGAAGGACATATTTTCCACACTATTACACACGGCAAAGGACGTATGTGGCCTCACGGTTCGCAAATCGCTCCAGATGACCGTTGGAAAATCGTGCTTTACGTACAACAACTACAAAAGCAATAG
- a CDS encoding quinol:cytochrome C oxidoreductase, with product MGSHHHHDINLDERYEFSSEGKKRVLLGVGVGLLMFILGIVMLAMGVGEHHAAPAEGHHAAAEGGHHAFNWMSRVWANLWLNGVFFTGISVIGLFFVAFQYAAWAGWSAGLKRVPEAFASFLPVTFVVLLVTFLVGGHDLFHWTHHDLYEKFLADGKTPNPEYDAILDGKKGFLNTPFYLIRMVAFFGLWYLMFTLIRKESLKEDNAAKGDFSHYNKLITLSAVFLVIFAVSSSISAWDWVMSIDPHWYSTLFAWYMFASWFVSGLATITLATILLKERGYLRHINENHLHDLGKFMFAFSVFWTYLWFAQFLLIYYANIPEEAIYFIERRDGFNGHYTGLFFFNIVINFLFPFLTLMTRDAKRKTIFLKIVAIAILIGHWLDFYMMMMPGMLKEHSGFGFVEFGGILFFASLFIYVISTTISKAPLVAKNHPMLEESIHLDT from the coding sequence ATGGGTTCACATCACCACCACGACATCAATTTAGATGAACGCTATGAATTTTCGAGTGAGGGCAAGAAAAGAGTCCTTCTCGGAGTTGGCGTTGGCTTATTAATGTTCATTTTGGGTATTGTAATGTTGGCTATGGGTGTAGGAGAGCATCATGCAGCTCCTGCCGAAGGTCATCATGCGGCTGCTGAAGGTGGCCACCATGCCTTCAACTGGATGTCACGTGTTTGGGCTAACCTTTGGCTCAACGGCGTGTTTTTCACGGGTATTTCTGTGATTGGTTTGTTCTTCGTAGCGTTCCAATACGCTGCGTGGGCTGGCTGGTCTGCTGGATTAAAGCGTGTGCCTGAGGCATTTGCGTCTTTCTTGCCTGTTACTTTTGTGGTTCTTTTGGTTACTTTCTTAGTTGGTGGCCACGACTTGTTCCACTGGACACACCACGACCTTTACGAAAAATTCTTGGCAGATGGTAAAACGCCTAACCCAGAATATGACGCTATTTTGGACGGTAAAAAAGGTTTCTTGAATACGCCTTTCTACCTTATCCGTATGGTTGCTTTCTTCGGTCTTTGGTATTTGATGTTCACTTTGATTCGTAAAGAATCTTTGAAAGAAGACAATGCTGCTAAAGGTGATTTCTCACACTATAATAAATTGATTACACTTTCGGCGGTATTCTTGGTAATCTTCGCGGTTAGTTCTTCAATTTCGGCTTGGGACTGGGTAATGTCTATAGACCCTCACTGGTACAGCACGTTGTTTGCTTGGTATATGTTCGCAAGCTGGTTCGTATCTGGTTTGGCTACCATTACTTTGGCTACTATTTTGTTGAAAGAACGTGGTTATTTGCGTCATATCAACGAAAACCATTTGCACGATTTGGGTAAATTCATGTTTGCGTTCAGTGTATTCTGGACTTACTTGTGGTTCGCTCAATTCCTACTTATCTACTACGCGAACATTCCTGAAGAAGCAATCTACTTCATTGAGCGTCGTGATGGTTTCAACGGACACTATACTGGTTTGTTCTTCTTCAATATCGTAATCAACTTCTTGTTCCCATTCTTGACTTTGATGACGCGCGATGCAAAACGCAAAACTATTTTCTTGAAAATCGTTGCGATTGCAATCCTTATCGGTCACTGGTTAGATTTCTACATGATGATGATGCCAGGTATGTTGAAAGAGCATAGCGGTTTTGGTTTCGTAGAATTCGGTGGAATATTGTTCTTTGCAAGTCTTTTCATTTATGTAATCTCTACGACTATTTCTAAAGCACCGTTGGTGGCCAAAAATCACCCAATGCTCGAAGAAAGTATTCACTTGGATACATAA